Within the Micromonospora citrea genome, the region GCCATGGCTGCGGGCGGCAGGGCGAACACCGTGACCATGGTGGCCGCGAGCAGGACCGCGCCGCGCTTGAAGGTCCGGTTCAGCTTGTGACGCAGGCGATGGGTGAGGGTCTTCAAAAGGAGCGTCCATTCTGGAGCGATGAATCGCACCTTGCGATCCATGCCCTTTATACGCGTTCGTTCGCCGTGGCGTTGCCCCACGATCAGTTCGTGTGCCGCAAGTCCGGTCGCTCGCTCGGCGGTGTGAGGTCGGCTGCGAATCGCCGAGGCTCAGCCGGTGAGCGCTGCGAGGAAGTCGTCGACGAGCCGGGTCTGCGTCGCGGCCGGCAGCCGCTCGGGATCGAAGAGCGCCTGAACCACCAGCCCGTGGGTGAACGACAGGACCGTCGTCGCGAGCGCGGCCGGGTCGCCGTCGGGCAGCTCGCCCAGCCGTTGGGCGTCCTCGATGCAGGTGCGCAGGCCCGCCCGGATGCGTTCGTAGCGGAGGGTCTGGGCGGCGAACAGCTCCGGGTCGGACAGGGCGACGTCCCAGGAGCCGACCCAGATGCGGTTCATCGCGGCGGCGTCGGGAGTCAGCGGGAGGATGTTGAGGATCTGCGTGCGCAGCGCCGCGAGTCCGGGAGCGGGAGCGGCCCGGCGGGGGCGTTGCGCGGTGCGGACCTCGAGGATGTCCAGGGCGTGCGCGATCAGTTCGCGCTTGCCGGCGAAGTAGTGGGTGACCAGCCCGGTGGACGATCCCAGGGCCGCCGCCACGGCGCGCATGGTGAGGCCGCCGAAGCCGTGCTCGGCCAGGACCTGCCAGACGGCCTCGGAGACGTCCTGGCGGCGGGAGTCGTGGTCGGTACGTGCGGGGCTCATGGTCTGCTAGCGTACATGCCAAACGTTTGTTATGTACGGAGGTCGTGATGTTCGCGTTGCCCCTCGCCGAATCGGCCGTGCTGCGCCCGCTGGAGACGTGGCAGGCCGAGGAGTTCCTCGCCCACCTGGACCGGGCGCGCGAGCACATCGCGCCGTGGGTGTCGCCCTCGTTCGTCGCCCGGGACGTCGGCGAGGCTCGCGCGGTCCTGCGGCGATTCGCGGACAAGCGGGCCCAGGACGGCGGCGGCATCTGGGGCATCTGGCTCGACGACGTGCTGGTCGGGGGCGTCATGTTCGTCTCCTTCGACACGGCGCTGGGCGTCTGCGAAGCGGGCTGCTGGCTGGAGCCCGGCGCGCAGGGCCGCGGGCTGATCACGCGCGCCGCGGAACGGGTCATCGACTGGGCCGTCGAGGAGCGCGGCATCGCCCGCGTCGAGTGGCGCACCAAGTCGCGCAACGAGCGCAGCATCGCGGTCGCGCGGCGGCTGGGCATGAGCCGGGACGGGACGCTGCGTCAGGTCTATCCGGAGGCCGGGGGCGGCCGGATCGACCTCGAGATCTGGTCGGTGCTGGCCGACGAGTGGCGGGCCCGCCGGCCGGCCGGCCGAGCCGCTTCGGCGTCGGGGAGCACGACCGCCGGTGATGCGAAGGCCGAGATCGACGCTCTGATGGCCACCTTCCTGGGTGCGTTCGCCAACCCGGGCGGCAGCAGACCCGACGTCGAGGCGATCTACGAGGTGTTCATCCCCGAGGGGACGATCATCAAGAACGTCGGCGGAAGCCCCGTCGTCCACGACCTGCGCCAGTTCGTCGAGCCACGCGTGAAGATCCTCACCGACGGGACGCTGACCGAGTTCCGGGAGTGGGAGGAGTCGGAGACCACCGAGATCCACGGCTCGATCGCCCACCGGCTGAGCGAGTACCGCAAGTCCGGCTGTCTCGACGGCGAGTGGTTCGAGGGCCGGGGCGTCAAGACGACGCAGTTCGTCAAGACCCCGGCCGGCTGGAGGATGAGCGCGCTGGCCTGGGACGACGAGCCCGCCGTCGAGCCCGCCCGGCGGGGGAGCGGGGCCGGCTGAGATCAGAGCCAGCCGCGGCGGACGGCCACGACGCCGGCCTCGAACCGGGTCGTCGCCCCAGCCGCTCCGTCAGCAGGGCGATGCGGCACACGCTGCCCGCCGAGCCGACCAGCGTGGGAGCCGATGATCATGCCGAGCTACCGGCTCGGCCTGTCGGAGGACAACACCGCCCCTGCCGCCCGGCACCGGATCACGGTCGGCGCGCAGTCCGGGGCCGGCGTCACGACGAAGCTCGCCGGCGTGAAGATGTGGATCTCACCGGACGGCGGCCGGACCTGGAAGCCGGCGTCGGTGAAGGCCGGTCCGGGCCGCACCTTCCAGGTCACCTACCAGCGCGGAACAGGTCAGGGCCAGAGGGCCACCGGAAGCGAGGTCAGCTCGCCCGCAGGCAGAACTCGTTGCCGTCGGGATCGGCCAGCACGACGGTGTCGCCCGCGCCGGCGTCGAGCAGCGTCGCCCCGAGGGAGACCAGCCGGTCGACCTCCGTCTGCCGGTCGACATCGGGCGAGGCGAGGTCGAGACGCTGCGGGTTCCGCACCTCCTTCGGTGCCAGCGGCGGGCCGCCCCACGCGACCTTCGTGCCGCCGTGCGGTGACTGGATCGCGGTCTGCTGGTCCTGGTCCCACACCAGCGGCCAGCCCAGCACCGCACCCCAGAAGAGACCCACCTCCCGGGTGCCGTCGCAGGCGAGTTCGCCGAGGAGCCCGCACCCGGCGAGGAACGCGTTGCCCGGCTCGATCACGCAGAACTCGTTGCCCTCGGGGTCGGCCAGGACGACGTGCCCCTCCTCGGGGCGCTGCCCGACGTCGAGATGGCCGGCGCCGAGGCCCAGCGCCGACTCCACAGTGTGCCGCTGGTCGGCCTGGCTGGCACTGGTCAGGTGGAGGTGCATGCGGCGGTGGGGCCCCACCCCCTCCGCGGCGCCCGGGACGAACCGGAGGCCGAGCTGGCCCTCCTCGCCGGGCAGGAGCACACCGCCGGCGTCCTCGACGACCTCCCGATGCAGCATGGCGGCCCAGAACCGCGCGAGGCGGACCGGGTCGCGGGCGTCGAAGGTCACCGTCAGCAGCTGCGAGATCATCGCCTCACAGTAGGCACGGGCCGGCACGGCAACAACGCGATTAACCCGGGCATCACCACCGCCTCCGGGAGGTCGGGCGCCGCGCCGGGCGCCCGACCTCGGTGGCGCGAGCAGCGGCCGTGGCACCCGCCGCGAGGAGGGCGAAACCGGTCGACCTTCCTACCGTTCCCGCCCCTCGCCCATGGGCCCGTCGGCCACGGGCCCGCCGGCGGCCCGGCGCGCCCGGCGCCGCGCCGGGTCCTCGCGCGCCGCCACGCCCTGCCGGCCGCGCTCGACCGTCCGCACCGCCGGCCCGGCGGGTGAGCGGGCCGCCTCCCCGGTCTGCGTGACGAGATGCTCGGTCTCCTGGACGAGATAGTGCGGCCGGCGCTTGGTCTCGTAGTAGATCCGGCCGATGTATTCCCCGACGACGCCCAGGATCGTCATCTGGACGCCCCCGAGGCCGATCACGCTGACGATGATGGTGGTGTAGCCCGGAACGTCGATCCCCTTGCTGACCGCGTCCGCGACCACCCAGGCCATGTAGACCACGGCGATCAGCGTCAGGAACAGCCCGCCGTAGATCGCCAGGCGCAGCGGCCGGTTGTTGAACGACAGCAGCCCGTCGAACGCGTAGTTGAGGAGCTTGCCGAACGTCCACCTGCTGTGGCCCGCCTGCCGGGTCTCGTTGCGGTGCGCGACCACCACGGTGCGGAACCCGATCCAGGAGAACAGTCCCTTGGAGAAACGGTTGTACTCGGGCATCGCCAGCACCGCGTCCACCGCGAGCCGGGACAGCAACCGGAAGTCGCCGGCCCCGTCGAGCAGCCGGACGTCGACCCACCAGTTGACGAGCCGGTAGAAGGAGCGCGACGCCAGCATCCGCAGGAGCCGGTCGCCGCGCCGGTCCCGGCGGGCGACCACCTGGTCGAAACCCTGCCGATAGAGGGCCACCATGTCGGGCAGCAGGCGGGGTGGATGCTGGAGGTCGGCGTCCATGATGACGACCGCCTCCCCGGTGGCCCGTTCCAGGCCGGCCAGCATCGCCGCCTCCTTGCCGAAGTTCCGGCTCAGCGACGTGTACCGCACGGCGGGGTCGGTGGCGGCGAGCCGGCGCAGCGCCGCCAGGGTGCCGTCGGAGCTGCCGTCGTCGACGTACACCACCTCGATCTCGACGTCGGAGAGTTCCGCGACGGCGGCGGTCACCGCCGCGTGCAACCGCTCGACCGACGCCTCCTCGTTGAAGCAGGGCACGACCAGCGAGAGGAGCACCTCGCTCACCCCGTCCGATCCGCGCCTACGCGTCCCCGCCCGGTGCCACGGCGCCCCGCGCCGACCCGGTCAGAGGTGGTAGACCAGCACACCGTCGATGTCCTCCCGGGTGATGCCCAGCCCGGCGACGGGCCGGGACGAGATGCCCTCCCACGGCGTTCCGGCGGCCCAGCCCGGCAGGGCCACCACGGTCCGGACCCCGATGCCGCGCAGGTACGCCACGCTGGCCGCGTCGGGAAAGGCGGCCGTCGCGGCCCGGGTGCGGGCCTGGGTGGCGGGCTCGAACCCGGCCAGGCCGTTGGTCACCCGGGGAAATCCGTCGGTCGTCCACAGCATGAAGACCAGGTCGATCGCGCCGCCGGCGGGCAGCACCAGCATCGGCTCCCCGGCCGTACGCATCGCGGCCGGCGGCGGCGGCACCACCGGGTGCGGCGTCCGGTTGATCCCCTCCAGGGTCACCAGGGCCAGCGGCACCAGCAGGACCGCCGGCGCCAGCAGCCGGGACCAGCCCCGCGCCGACCACCGCCGTGCCTCGTCGGCGAGCGCCGTCAC harbors:
- a CDS encoding TetR/AcrR family transcriptional regulator, producing MSPARTDHDSRRQDVSEAVWQVLAEHGFGGLTMRAVAAALGSSTGLVTHYFAGKRELIAHALDILEVRTAQRPRRAAPAPGLAALRTQILNILPLTPDAAAMNRIWVGSWDVALSDPELFAAQTLRYERIRAGLRTCIEDAQRLGELPDGDPAALATTVLSFTHGLVVQALFDPERLPAATQTRLVDDFLAALTG
- a CDS encoding VOC family protein, whose protein sequence is MISQLLTVTFDARDPVRLARFWAAMLHREVVEDAGGVLLPGEEGQLGLRFVPGAAEGVGPHRRMHLHLTSASQADQRHTVESALGLGAGHLDVGQRPEEGHVVLADPEGNEFCVIEPGNAFLAGCGLLGELACDGTREVGLFWGAVLGWPLVWDQDQQTAIQSPHGGTKVAWGGPPLAPKEVRNPQRLDLASPDVDRQTEVDRLVSLGATLLDAGAGDTVVLADPDGNEFCLRAS